The nucleotide window GATCACCAGGCCGTAGTCATAGAACAGCTCCTCGCCCTGGGCAATGTCGCGCAGCGCGTGGATAAAGACGCGGCCCTTCTTTTCGCGCGCCTCGCAGTTGGGCTCGCAGGCGTGGTTGATCCAGCGCGCGCGGTTGCCGCCGTACTTGGCGTCGATGACGCTGCCGTCGTCCAGGCTGAAGTAGAAGGTGTGGTTGGGATCGCTGGGATCGTGCGGATGGCGCTCCAGCGCCTTCTTCCACGAAATGTGCTCGCCCTTGTACTCGATCACGCGCTCGCCCTCGGCAATCGGGGCAATGGCATAGACGCCCTTGCCGTGCACGCCTGACTGGCGCACCTCGATCCGGTCGCTCGCCGTTTTCTTGCTGCCCTCGCCCGCTGCCTTGCGCTTTGCCTTGTCCGCCATTTGCCTGTCCGTGCTCTCGCCTGTTGTGCCTGGGTGGCCGGGGCCGGCCGCCCG belongs to Cupriavidus taiwanensis and includes:
- a CDS encoding SET domain-containing protein translates to MADKAKRKAAGEGSKKTASDRIEVRQSGVHGKGVYAIAPIAEGERVIEYKGEHISWKKALERHPHDPSDPNHTFYFSLDDGSVIDAKYGGNRARWINHACEPNCEAREKKGRVFIHALRDIAQGEELFYDYGLVIDARYTAKLKKEFECRCGSPQCRGTMLAPKEKKKKAK